ATGTCCAGGTGTTTTTCACACAATCATACTCTAGAGAATTGTGTTTATATGTAAAAAAAGTGGTAAATGTGTATTGTTTAACGCTACTCCTACACTTAAATAAGTGTAACTACTGTTTAGAATATTTACTCTGTGACCATATGAATTCATTAACGCCTCAAGGGCATGTATAGCACTTTGATATCTCATTGTGAGAAAACGTATTCAAAAGTATCTAGTGAATTGGGATGTTGATGAACCTAAGCCAACAAAGTTACGCCTGACTTTTTACCTATAATACCTTTTGTATAGCCTCTTCAACCCGTTCATCCGAAAACGGCTTGATGATAAAATCCTTAGCCCCAGCCTGTATCGACTCGACAACCATCTGTTGTTGCCCCATTGCTGAACATATGATAACAGTTGCATTAGGATCTTCATTTTTAATTATTTTTATCGCTTCTATTCCATTCATAATTGGCATTGTAATATCCATCGTAACTAAATCAGGTTGCAATTCTCGGTACTTTTCAATAGCTTCCTGACCATCTTCAGCTTCACCAACGACCTCATGTCCGATTTTCTTTAAAATATTTTTTAAATGCATTCTCATAAAGGCTGCATCATCAGTTACTAATACTTTTGCCAATTAGATCACCCTTTCAATATGTTAATAACTTTCTAGTACTTTCAAATCACTAATCGATGTAGAGTAAGGATAGGTTGTTAGACTTATTAAGCTTCTATTTATGTAACTTTTTTACTATTCCATTATACACGAATTAGACTGAAAATTCTATCTATTTGGGCGGATATCAAAAACATTATTTTATTAACAGGCTACCGTAAACAAATACCTCAGCACGTTTTTTTATGTGAAATTCTATTACCTATAAAAGATATTGTAAGTGTTTGAAAGCACCCAATGTCCCCCAACAAACAACTGGATTTTAATAAACACAAAAGCAACCACCATATCTTCTCATATCGAGGATTCCCCCTATGCTCAAGCCATCCCGCTTCTATTAATCTATTTAAAGCTCATTCATTTCTTTCGGAGACAAACCAATTATCTGCTGTCTTACAAAACCAACCGTCAGTCGGTGTTAAATTAACGTTTCTACTTCTCCTTTTTTTCTGCTCTTCGATCCATAGGTCAAGGTCAGCAGCATAACCTGACCAATAGATCATTTGATCAAACACGACCGCTAAGTCGATCCCCCGTTAACATAACAGCTCTTCTTTGGTAACCGGCCCTCGGATTTCTAGCATATTAAACCTCTATTCGAAAATATAATATTGTATTCTGAGGGTTGCTTGTATTTCCAATCGAGTTGCTTGTATTTCCAATCGAGTTGCTTGTATTTGCATGAAAGTTGATTGTATTTGCATGAAAGTTGATTGTATTTGCATGAAAGTTGATTGTATTTGCATGAAAGTTGATCGTATTCACTCCAAAGTTGCCAGTATCCCGTCCAAACTTACTTCGTATCCTAAACCTCCCCCCTCTTGCATCCTAGTTCGACAAATCTCGGGAAGTGACTGGCACCTCCCGCTTCAGTTTGATCAGTACTTGTCTGCGCCATTGCTTTACAGCGTGGACGCTGAGGCCGTACCTTTCAGCGATTTCCTTTGGTTTATATCCGTGTATCAAGGCTTTTTTCGCACACGTCCGTTCCCGTTGTGTCAGCTGGGCTCATTAAAGGTTTTTTTCAATAGAAAAATTGACGTTTCGTTAAAAATAATTATTGAAATAAAAAAATATCCCACTATGAAATAAGTCCATAGTGAGGTAGTGAAGCTCTCAACACAAGTTATAAATCAAGTCTCTTTATACGACTGGAAATACGAAATATAAAGTGAAAATTTCTTCATGTTAAGTTGATCGTATCGCACCCAAGTTGCTTGTATTCCCTCCAAAGTTGCTTGTATTCTCAGCTAAACTGCTAATACCTGCACCTGCGAGCCGAGTTGCCAGTAACTCAACCTTAGCTGCTAGTATCCTCTTCTATTCCGCGAGCATTCCATCTTAATTGCACAAGTACCGTCTCAGTACATAATGCAAAAAAGCTAGAATTCCTATCAAGTTGAAATTCCAGCTTTAATTCCTTCTCCACTTTTTAGTCTACCCTAACAACTCCTAGAGCCTTCAACCCGTTATAAACTCCTGAATCCGTGACGTCCGTTGTTTGGCGATTCGCAAACTCATGTAAATCAGGGTGTGCGTTCCCCATCGCAAAGCCTTCCCCAACGAGTGAAAGCATTTCTTTATCATTCATGCCATCACCGAAAGCAATCGCCTCACTCTTGTCTATGCCAAGCAAGTCCAACACTTGTTGAACCGCGATCCCTTTATTAACATGATCACGAATGACATCATATGCATGGTCTTTTACACCTGCAACATTGACCGTTGATAAATGGATACTCCCCTCTTTTTCATACAAGGAAGGCTCGTTTTTACCTACGTTCAGTAAAGTCACTCCTAAAATGTCATCGATATACTTTGCATCAAACGGCTCATTCTGTTTTAAATGAAACGTCTTGATAAATTCCTTCGTCAGCTTCGAATCACCGTTCGTAAAAAGATTCTTACCGTTTGTATACATGACAGCTTCATGTCCTTTTTGTTTTGCGGTGTCGAGAAAAAATTGAATCGTCTCCGCTTCCATCGGTTCCAAAAATACATCTTTTCCTCTATGTACTGCGTAAGCTCCGTTATAGCCAATAAATGACTCGATGTTTAGTTCTTCTCCAATCTCCTGAATTTCATGGAGAGGACGCCCAGTTGCAAGAAAGACGTCTACCCCTTTGTCTTTCACCTGTTTAACAGCTTCCTTCGTCGATGCTTCAATCGTATCATCAGGGGTTAAAATCGTTCCATCTATGTCCAAAAATAAAATTTTATAGCTCGGCATATGTACACTCCTTATATAGAACTTCGTTCAATTATAACAAATGTGCCATATAATTACTGTTAGGTTTGGTTTCATTTATTAATTTTATAGAAGCGCAAAAAGCTAGAAAATTCTAGGGATAATTTACAATCCCCCTTTTTCAAATTTACTTCATTCACTTAAACTAGGAACTTGTATGTGGTATTATAGTACTACTCAGAATATCCCGAAATAAATATATTAATATATTAAACCCCATATGTAATAACAAGCTTAATATACCTAAAGAAAAAGAAAAGGTGATCCATAATGAGAATGGTCAATATTGATGACTATAATGAAAAGACCATGCAACTAGCAAAACCTGTGCAAGATGAAAAAAGGAGAGTATTACTTGGTGCAGGTTCTACAATACACGAAAAATATCTGTCAAAACTCAAAGAATTAGGGATTCGTTACCTATTTATAGAAGATGCTAAGTCTAAGGGAATTTCTTTAGATGAAATGATGGATATGCCAACTTGGATGGACATCATTGCTGTAGTAGAAAAAACATTTAAAGACGTTAAAGAAAATAACCCTTTGCCAATGATTGAACTAAACAAGTCAGTAAAACGACTAACAGAAGAGGTTAGCAGAAATAAAGCAATTATACTTATCCCAACAACAACAGTTAGTGCTTCCCTCAAACCTTTTGCACATATGGTAAACGTAACATTACTCGCTTTACAAATCGGTAAAAAGTTAGGATATAACGGCCTACAACTTCATGACTTAGCCTTTGGCTGTTTATTACATGATATAGGAAAAGCAAAGACTGATAACCGGGAAGAACATCCAGAAACAGGTTTTAACATCATACGAGCAAACCGAGAAATTAGTTTAATTTCTGCTCATGTTGCGTATCAACATCACGAAACGTTAGATGGCAAAGGCTTTCCAAGGAAGATAGAGGGTAAGGATGTTTTGGAATTCGCTCAAATTTGTAGTATTGCTAACGACTATGAAAATGCGATTTCTAACGAAGCTTTATCCCCGGACGAAGCTATCGAGAAAATTATGACTTATTCTAATAGGAAGTATACCCACGATATCGTTTTAGCCTTTCACCGCGGAATCATAAGTTATCCTCCTGGTACGAATGTGAAATTAAATATTGGGGATGGAATTGTTACGAAAGTCATCGATAATCCACATCGTCCAGTCGTTCGGGTACATAAAGTGGGAAAAGAAGTATCATTAAATCAACAACCGACGATCATGATCGAAAAAGTACTACCAGAAGAAACGAACGAAATCAAGTAGTGGTAGAATCGTTGTCTAATGGTAGGGAAAGTTGTTTAAGGTTCGTGATTTATATTTTTAAAATTGAAATAAAGCACCTTTACGCCTAATGGATAATAAAAAAAGGTAAGAAACAATGCTTGATTGTTTCTTACCCTATATGTACCTTATGTTATTAAAAATTAACTTTAGCTTCACCTGGCTTATTGTCACCACGGTAACTTTTAACTTTATCAAACATTTTACTGTTTTTCTGACAATGCCAAAATTGAGTTTCACCATTTGCTTCAACATAGAAGACTGGAGACTTGTTTTCACTCGTCCCACTCATATGGATACCTCCACCAATAGGCGCTGTTGTCGTAGTAAAATCCCCAGTACCCAAGGCTTTAGAGCCATAATTCTTAATATTGTTCAAGCCAATATTCATGATACCCCCTTTTTTCGGAATAAAAATAAGAGAAGAGTCCGTTAACGTAAGATATCCCCATTCTAATGAAGGGTGATAAGCTTCTGCTATATACCTCGTCTGTTGTTGATACTGTTCCCTTATTAAAGAAGAACATTTCATCTGATCTTTATTACGCTTGATAATAAAATAAAGCGGATAACCAGGGATCAATAACATCGAGAGCGACATACCGAAAACTGCTACTATCGAAGAGAAAATAGTATTTGAAATAATAAGAACCCCAAAATATAAACCAAAAAATAGTAGAATTCGTTTAATAAATCTAGAACTAAAAGGTGCTTTCATATTTTTCCTCCTTTTGAAAAAATTAATATCATTATGATACTATAGAACCATTGTTGTGTATAGGTAGATTTGAACATTATGTGAATTTTATCCCAGCTCTCTTTACAACTTTCTTAGTAATGAGCTTCTCCAACCCCAATTCTCTCAATCTCTCTAAAAAATAAAAGACGAATGAGCTCACCCATTCGTCCACATTTGAAAATCATATTAAATTTGCATATTAATACTTCAACACACCTGCGAGCATTCCCCATATCATTAGTGTTTTGTACTAACATGACATCACCGTTTTCGTAGCAGACGAACCGTCCCCAAGTGCTTCAGTTTCACTGCAAGCAAATAGCAAACAATCCCTGTCGCGGATCCGATTGCGTCTATAAGAACATCACTCACCTCTCCAGACCTTCCCGGTATAAATGTCTGGTGATACTCATCCGAAGCGGCATACAACACACTAATGAGAAGGGCCACCAATACACTGCGCAAGCCCTTAACACCGCTCGCATACAAAGCATTGACAACGAATAAGCCGAGCACAAAATAGGCGGCGAAATGTGCCCCTTTTCGAATATAAAAATGAAAAATGTCGAAGTCCACATTTACGGCAGCAGGAACAATACCCTCAATGATTGATAGAATCAAAGCCGTTACTCCTGAACTAAGCTCACTTGATTCCCCCGCCGGCTGATGAGACAAATAAAAGATCAACGCCATCCAAAGAATGACAGCGACCCAAGAAATGACTTTAAACATACAACTCAATTCCTTTTCATGAAAATCTAAGGGGAAGCGTGGGGACGGTTCCACTGCTTCGGAAGCACAAGAACCGTCCCCATGCTTCCTACCCACAACGTCCCGGGATCAGGTACCCAATCAGCCCAAGCCCCCTAATAGTGACTGGCATCCTACTCCTCACCCGGCTATAAAAATACTCTTTATGACCCCTGTCCCAAACAACACACCTGTTACGACTAGAAAAAAACCAAGCCAATGTCCCAGTAATATCGATTCTTTTAAAAAGATGTAAGATCCTAAAATGGCGAAAAACGGTGTAAGGTTTAAGAAAATAGCCGATTTTCCTGCACCAATCTCTCGTATTGAAAGATTATACAAATAATGGCCCGCTCCAGTTGCAATGACTCCCGAAAAGATAAATACCATCCAAATTTGCCAATTTCCTTGACCAAGTTGGTAAATACCGGCAGGTTCAGCAAAGACACTTACAAAAAATAGTATGCCCCCACCGAAAAATTGACTGATTCCTGTAATAACAAAGGTGTCCACAGTATCTGATATCTTTTTGACTAAAATAAAGCCAATCGCTTGAACAATAACTGTGCAGCAAAACAACAAATCCCCTAGTGAGATCGTAAACTTGTAATTCGAACCCGCTAAAATAATGACGACCACACCACAAAACCCTAAAATAACACCGGTTACTTTATGTATATTAAAGCGTTCTTGCAGAAACAATGCCGCTCCTATTGATGTAACGATTGGCACCGTACCAAGTATTAGCCCGCCATTAACAGCAGAAGTGTAATTTAGCCCTACCGACATGAACACTTGATGCCCTACGATTGTAGTAAGAGAAATACCGATTAAAAATAACCCATCCCTCCTCGAGATCTTTTTCCATGAGGGTCGAATGAAAAGTAAAGGCAAAATGAAAAGTAAAGCTGAAAAAACTCTCAATGCTGTGATCGTTAAAGTAGGAAAAGTCGAGACAAGAACTTTAATAGCAACAATATTAAAACCCCATATAGCCATTGTTACGATTAACATCATGTATAATAATGCCATTTTCATCTTTCTCCACCTCGCAATAATGGTAAAGGAACTAAGCGATTGATCATCTAAAGCACCGAAAAAACTTTGTTAAACTTATAAAAAAATAATAGAATGCCCGCATCAACATTAACGAACCCCTAAAAAGTTCACTTGTGGGAGTACAGCGACTCCATACATCAAGATAGAATCTATTAGTTTCAAAGCTCATCTCTTGCACATATCCAACCTTTCTATAAAAACGTAAAAGTCACTACTTGGCATTTCCATTGGCAAGTAGTGACTAATTGGCATTGTTGTTATAGTTTGTCTATAAAAGGGATCATATAGTTGTAGAGTTTATAGCCTAGATAAATCCCCAATATCCCAGCAATTCCAGAAATCGCAGGTGGAGCTGGCACTGGCAGCTTGATTAGAGCAAACAAAAAGCCCACAATAATTCCTGAAATGATGGCTAATAAAATTTGTATCATTCACTCACCTATTTAAAGTGATTTTCCGTTACTATAAAATGTCGGAAGCACGAGAACCGTCCCCACGCTTTCAAATATTTTTAAATCGTTTCACTTGTTCCGATATTGCAACTTCTGTAGGTAGCCTTTCTACACTTGAAGCTCCAAAGAATCCTGATACGCCTCTTGTACGCTCGAGTACATACTTTGCATCTTCTGGCTCTGAAATTGGGCCACCGTGGCAAATGACGATAATATCTTCATTGACTGATTTTCCTGCATCATGAATTTCTTGAACTAAATTCACGGAATCCTCAAGACTTAATGCAGTCTGAGCGCCAATTGCTCCTTTCGTCGTTAAGCCGACGTGTGCTACTAGCATGTCTGCTCCTGCTTCAGCCATCTTAATCGCATCTTCTTTATTGAATACATACGGAGAAGTAAATAAACCTAATTCGCTCGCTTTTCGGATCATTTCTACTTCAAGGTCATAACCCATCCCTGTTTCTTCTAAGTTTTGGCGGAATTGTCCGTCGCATAAGCCAACGGTAGGGAAATTTTGCACACCTGAAAAACCCATATCCTTCAATTGCTTTAAGAAATGTCCCATATCTCGGAATGGATCTGTACCACAAACACCAGCTAAAACAGGTGTATCTTCGACAATGGTAAGCACTTCATGCCCCATTTCAACGACAATTTGGTTCGCATCCCCATATGGCATCAGGCCTGCTAAGGACCCTCTTCCTGCCATACGATATCTTCCTGAGTTATAAATAATAATTAAGTCAATGCCGCCCATTTCTGCACTTTTTGCTGAAAGTCCAGTACCAGCGCCTCCACCGATAATAGCTGTACCATCATTAACATTTTCTCTTAGTCTTCTTAAAACTTCCTCTCTTGCAACTGCCACTTCAACCACCCCTCCATTTACATGAACTGCAATAATTCTTTAACGATTAACTCAGAAACTGACGGATCATTTATGTCCTCTTCCACTTCAATATATGGAATATTTTCATTCAAATTTTCTTTAATGCTCGCATACAGTACCTCTCTTT
The Bacillus shivajii DNA segment above includes these coding regions:
- a CDS encoding response regulator, which produces MAKVLVTDDAAFMRMHLKNILKKIGHEVVGEAEDGQEAIEKYRELQPDLVTMDITMPIMNGIEAIKIIKNEDPNATVIICSAMGQQQMVVESIQAGAKDFIIKPFSDERVEEAIQKVL
- a CDS encoding sigma-70 RNA polymerase sigma factor region 4 domain-containing protein; amino-acid sequence: MIHGYKPKEIAERYGLSVHAVKQWRRQVLIKLKREVPVTSRDLSN
- a CDS encoding HAD family hydrolase: MPSYKILFLDIDGTILTPDDTIEASTKEAVKQVKDKGVDVFLATGRPLHEIQEIGEELNIESFIGYNGAYAVHRGKDVFLEPMEAETIQFFLDTAKQKGHEAVMYTNGKNLFTNGDSKLTKEFIKTFHLKQNEPFDAKYIDDILGVTLLNVGKNEPSLYEKEGSIHLSTVNVAGVKDHAYDVIRDHVNKGIAVQQVLDLLGIDKSEAIAFGDGMNDKEMLSLVGEGFAMGNAHPDLHEFANRQTTDVTDSGVYNGLKALGVVRVD
- a CDS encoding HD-GYP domain-containing protein, which codes for MRMVNIDDYNEKTMQLAKPVQDEKRRVLLGAGSTIHEKYLSKLKELGIRYLFIEDAKSKGISLDEMMDMPTWMDIIAVVEKTFKDVKENNPLPMIELNKSVKRLTEEVSRNKAIILIPTTTVSASLKPFAHMVNVTLLALQIGKKLGYNGLQLHDLAFGCLLHDIGKAKTDNREEHPETGFNIIRANREISLISAHVAYQHHETLDGKGFPRKIEGKDVLEFAQICSIANDYENAISNEALSPDEAIEKIMTYSNRKYTHDIVLAFHRGIISYPPGTNVKLNIGDGIVTKVIDNPHRPVVRVHKVGKEVSLNQQPTIMIEKVLPEETNEIK
- a CDS encoding VanZ family protein, producing MFKVISWVAVILWMALIFYLSHQPAGESSELSSGVTALILSIIEGIVPAAVNVDFDIFHFYIRKGAHFAAYFVLGLFVVNALYASGVKGLRSVLVALLISVLYAASDEYHQTFIPGRSGEVSDVLIDAIGSATGIVCYLLAVKLKHLGTVRLLRKR
- a CDS encoding DMT family transporter; translation: MKMALLYMMLIVTMAIWGFNIVAIKVLVSTFPTLTITALRVFSALLFILPLLFIRPSWKKISRRDGLFLIGISLTTIVGHQVFMSVGLNYTSAVNGGLILGTVPIVTSIGAALFLQERFNIHKVTGVILGFCGVVVIILAGSNYKFTISLGDLLFCCTVIVQAIGFILVKKISDTVDTFVITGISQFFGGGILFFVSVFAEPAGIYQLGQGNWQIWMVFIFSGVIATGAGHYLYNLSIREIGAGKSAIFLNLTPFFAILGSYIFLKESILLGHWLGFFLVVTGVLFGTGVIKSIFIAG
- a CDS encoding XapX domain-containing protein → MIQILLAIISGIIVGFLFALIKLPVPAPPAISGIAGILGIYLGYKLYNYMIPFIDKL
- a CDS encoding phosphoenolpyruvate hydrolase family protein — its product is MAVAREEVLRRLRENVNDGTAIIGGGAGTGLSAKSAEMGGIDLIIIYNSGRYRMAGRGSLAGLMPYGDANQIVVEMGHEVLTIVEDTPVLAGVCGTDPFRDMGHFLKQLKDMGFSGVQNFPTVGLCDGQFRQNLEETGMGYDLEVEMIRKASELGLFTSPYVFNKEDAIKMAEAGADMLVAHVGLTTKGAIGAQTALSLEDSVNLVQEIHDAGKSVNEDIIVICHGGPISEPEDAKYVLERTRGVSGFFGASSVERLPTEVAISEQVKRFKNI